The proteins below come from a single Zea mays cultivar B73 chromosome 8, Zm-B73-REFERENCE-NAM-5.0, whole genome shotgun sequence genomic window:
- the LOC100277040 gene encoding uncharacterized protein LOC100277040, with protein MTCTGGGGGGGEHYSRQVRELCALLLAIVSPSPAPPRQPVSTMSPAAAAAMLLGASVALMLCGSVTFAIGFLLMPWVAGLALLFGFAGAVNTLSSSGLFLCSGSGTKQPPAAGPCKHTR; from the coding sequence ATGACGtgtaccggcggcggcggcggcggcggcgagcacTACTCGCGGCAGGTCCGCGAGCTCTGCGCGCTGCTGCTCGCCATCGTgtccccctccccggcgccgccgcggcAGCCGGTGTCGACGATGTCCCCTGCCGCGGCCGCGGCCATGCTCCTCGGCGCGTCGGTGGCGCTCATGCTCTGCGGCTCCGTCACCTTCGCCATCGGCTTCCTCCTCATGCCCTGGGTCGCCGGCCTCGCGCTCCTCTTCGGCTTCGCCGGCGCCGTCAACACCCTCTCCTCCTCGGGGCTGTTCCTCTGCAGCGGCAGCGGCACCAAGCAGCCCCCCGCCGCGGGCCCCTGCAAGCACACGCGGTGA
- the LOC109941685 gene encoding uncharacterized protein translates to MNAGTSISPRPGTDWGPIIVAVILFVVLSPGLLFQLPSRTRVVEFGNMGTSAIAILVHAVIFFCLLTIFVVAIGIHVYAA, encoded by the coding sequence ATGAACGCGGGCACCAGCATCTCGCCGCGGCCGGGCACGGACTGGGGCCCCATCATCGTGGCGGTGATCCTCTTCGTGGTGCTCTCGCCGGGCCTGCTGTTCCAGCTGCCCTCGCGGACGCGGGTCGTGGAGTTCGGCAACATGGGCACCAGCGCCATCGCCATCCTCGTCCACGCCGTCATCTTCTTCTGCCTCCTCACCATCTTTGTCGTCGCCATCGGCATCCACGTCTACGCCGCGTAG
- the LOC111589972 gene encoding protein HEAT INTOLERANT 4-like has translation MICCYVQEDLWLSAFPVGTEWENIDKIKEFNWSFENLEKALEEGGELHGKTVYLFGSTEPQLVDVNGESKIVLIPIVVAVSSCLPSWLDTYPVCIFIP, from the exons ATGATTTGTTGCTATGTTCAGGAGGATCTATGGTTATCTGCTTTTCCTGTCGGTACTGAG TGGGAAAACATTGATAAGATAAAGGAGTTCAACTGGAGCTTTGAAAATTTAGAG AAAGCCTTAGAAGAAGGGGGCGAGCTTCATGGTAAAACAGTTTATCTGTTTGGAAGCACTGAGC CCCAACTAGTGGATGTTAATGGCGAATCAAAGATAGTGCTTATTCCAATTGTAGTTGCTGTAAGTTCTTGTCTACCCTCTTGGCTGGACACCTATCCTGTGTGTATATTTATTCCATGA